The following are from one region of the Rhodopirellula sp. P2 genome:
- a CDS encoding DUF4261 domain-containing protein, whose product MRKIAAAIDEYEPSDPLPATADWAIAGPSLIMDMDEETPGHLAIDLVDQPWPDDMQIDDPDSHVRQAWSNGSFGPNTFPGALQRALEQLWVWDEGKEEVPQHTAFLRIRSSYILKTDEDDAPLTPEAYEPFDELALITEVAAALTELPQAIAYFNPAGETIRNLEGMNQVIQESEDNDFPPLDLWANVRLYSLDDGFAAMDTVGNNQLDLPDIEALFLAEAYDFNDIDELLRLITCHQIESEEPFEDGDTVQGPNGVTWVMHQHPDSISDPPRSVLRFLPQDGHELPAQYQPAAE is encoded by the coding sequence ATGCGTAAAATTGCTGCCGCAATCGATGAATACGAACCGTCGGATCCCCTGCCCGCCACGGCGGACTGGGCGATCGCGGGACCTTCATTGATCATGGACATGGACGAAGAAACGCCCGGTCACCTGGCGATCGACCTCGTCGACCAACCATGGCCGGACGACATGCAAATTGACGATCCCGATTCTCACGTTCGCCAAGCCTGGTCCAACGGTTCATTTGGCCCCAATACCTTCCCGGGGGCTCTGCAACGTGCTCTCGAACAATTGTGGGTCTGGGACGAAGGCAAAGAAGAGGTCCCCCAGCACACTGCGTTCTTGCGAATCCGCAGCAGTTACATCCTGAAAACCGACGAAGACGACGCGCCGCTGACGCCCGAAGCGTACGAGCCGTTTGATGAGCTGGCGCTGATCACCGAAGTCGCTGCGGCACTGACCGAACTGCCTCAGGCCATCGCCTACTTCAACCCAGCCGGCGAAACGATCCGTAACCTGGAAGGGATGAACCAGGTCATCCAGGAATCCGAGGACAACGACTTCCCGCCTTTGGATCTGTGGGCCAACGTCCGGCTGTACAGCCTCGACGATGGATTCGCGGCCATGGACACCGTTGGCAACAACCAACTGGATCTTCCGGACATCGAAGCTTTGTTCCTCGCCGAAGCCTACGACTTCAACGACATCGATGAACTGCTTCGTCTGATCACCTGTCACCAGATCGAAAGTGAAGAACCGTTCGAAGACGGCGACACCGTCCAAGGCCCCAATGGAGTCACCTGGGTGATGCACCAGCACCCGGACAGCATTTCCGATCCGCCGCGATCGGTGCTGCGATTCCTTCCGCAAGACGGCCACGAATTGCCAGCGCAGTATCAACCTGCCGCGGAATGA
- a CDS encoding DUF6690 family protein, which produces MLVTRLGKITVLAVAAGGPYVASETDWGRSAAGSVTNVFRGEGISAAGWGSGEAPIGGVTNSPDSDRYPVHSHHQVETLRGVSSQRYRYEPEIAKKLGAMPTTDETPSLAGNNVADLREVLRFDLTTQAVLNRFSRVSTVLADLQLEGLRVPIVTGTQATDLAGTLTYYFDRSGSVQRISLHGFTGDPSRLVTTIQSHYGLAREPALEAGVFTKRWNGAPVHFLRLTHAPVVFSDAVHQKYTVFLELNQPNLAYGISDEAKRIVVTDQWTGRW; this is translated from the coding sequence ATGCTTGTCACTCGCTTGGGCAAAATCACGGTGCTCGCCGTCGCCGCGGGAGGCCCCTACGTCGCTTCGGAAACCGATTGGGGACGCAGTGCTGCGGGGTCCGTCACCAATGTCTTTCGTGGGGAGGGGATCTCTGCCGCGGGTTGGGGATCTGGCGAAGCACCGATTGGCGGCGTCACCAACTCGCCCGATTCGGACCGCTACCCGGTTCACTCGCACCACCAAGTCGAAACGCTTCGTGGGGTCTCGTCCCAGCGTTATCGTTACGAACCCGAAATCGCCAAGAAGCTCGGCGCGATGCCCACCACAGACGAAACACCGTCGCTGGCCGGGAACAATGTCGCTGACTTGCGAGAGGTTTTGCGTTTCGACTTGACCACCCAAGCGGTCCTGAATCGGTTTTCCCGAGTTTCGACCGTGCTGGCGGATCTGCAACTCGAGGGACTGCGAGTGCCGATCGTCACCGGCACCCAAGCCACCGATTTGGCGGGCACGCTGACCTACTACTTTGATCGTTCCGGTTCGGTCCAACGCATTTCGTTGCATGGCTTCACCGGAGACCCATCGCGGTTGGTGACGACCATCCAGTCGCACTATGGACTCGCCCGGGAACCCGCCCTGGAAGCCGGTGTGTTCACCAAGCGTTGGAACGGTGCCCCGGTTCACTTCCTGCGTCTGACTCACGCCCCGGTGGTCTTCAGCGACGCTGTGCACCAAAAGTACACGGTGTTCTTGGAACTGAATCAACCCAACCTGGCTTATGGCATCAGCGACGAAGCCAAACGCATCGTGGTCACCGACCAGTGGACGGGGCGTTGGTAA
- a CDS encoding NAD-dependent epimerase/dehydratase family protein: protein MRVIVTGCSGFLGGEIVRQLLQRDWEVVGLSRREPPGLVRAGMTHHRGDLLDNGYLERVIADADVVIHTAAVAGVWGTWQHYFDNNVVASRNVLRACQAARVSQLIYTSSPSVTFDGNDQRDVDESEPYPKSWMCHYPHTKSIAEREILAADQRGGLRTVALRPHLIWGPDDPHLIPRVLQRARSGRLRIIGDGSNVIDTVHVINAAAAHLDAIEALQERPEEAAGRAYFVTQDEPVNCWDWIAKLCRVHGVAPPTKSISFAAAYRIGAVLETVYRLTGRTSEPPMTRFVASQLAKDHSFDITAAKERLGYWPRIDMDAGLQTLTGDRAVTNAPSTGR from the coding sequence ATGCGGGTGATCGTCACTGGCTGCAGTGGATTTCTGGGTGGGGAAATTGTTCGCCAGTTGTTGCAGCGTGACTGGGAAGTTGTCGGGCTGTCGCGCCGCGAACCCCCTGGTTTGGTTCGCGCGGGGATGACGCATCACCGCGGCGATTTACTGGACAACGGTTACCTGGAGCGGGTGATCGCCGACGCCGATGTGGTGATTCACACCGCCGCCGTCGCGGGGGTCTGGGGAACCTGGCAGCACTACTTTGACAACAACGTGGTGGCGTCACGAAATGTGTTGCGAGCCTGCCAAGCAGCTCGTGTTTCGCAGCTGATCTACACCAGCAGCCCCAGCGTCACGTTTGACGGCAACGATCAGCGTGACGTGGATGAATCGGAACCGTATCCGAAGTCCTGGATGTGCCACTACCCGCACACCAAGTCGATTGCCGAACGTGAAATCTTAGCCGCGGATCAGCGGGGCGGACTGCGAACGGTTGCGCTGCGTCCGCATTTGATTTGGGGGCCCGACGACCCGCACTTGATCCCTCGCGTTTTGCAGCGGGCTCGCAGCGGACGGTTGCGAATCATTGGCGATGGCAGCAACGTGATCGACACGGTTCACGTGATCAACGCCGCCGCCGCTCACCTGGATGCGATCGAGGCGTTGCAAGAGCGGCCTGAAGAGGCGGCTGGGCGAGCCTACTTTGTCACGCAGGACGAGCCCGTCAATTGCTGGGACTGGATCGCGAAATTGTGCCGGGTTCACGGCGTTGCGCCGCCGACCAAGTCAATCTCCTTCGCGGCCGCGTACCGAATCGGTGCGGTGTTGGAAACGGTGTACCGATTGACGGGACGAACCAGCGAACCGCCGATGACTCGCTTTGTCGCTTCGCAGCTCGCGAAAGATCATTCGTTTGACATCACCGCCGCGAAAGAGCGGCTCGGTTATTGGCCCCGCATCGACATGGACGCGGGGCTGCAGACGCTGACGGGTGACCGCGCTGTTACCAACGCCCCGTCCACTGGTCGGTGA
- a CDS encoding TCR/Tet family MFS transporter, whose product MITPPHQRRPAAMAFILLTLLIDILAIGIIIPVLPELIKEFVGGDTSRASFYVGVIGATYSLMQFFFAPVLGALSDRFGRRPVILASLFGLGVDFIVTGLAPSVGWLFVGRIVAGVMGASFSTANAYIADVSTQETRARNFGLVGMMFGLGFIIGPALGGVLGGVHIRLPFFVAAGLSLVNWLYGYFVLPESLPPEKRGSISLAAMNPLGTVSRLRNYPMIAGLAIAFMFSSLAQRGLENVWVLSMGYRFGWNEVTNGLTLALVGLMAAIVQGGLVRPMIKRLGERRTAVMGTCVSCLAFLGYGLASQGWMIPCIVVFGSLAGLAGPAIQSLVAGRVNPEEQGKVQGALTSLISLTNIPAPLLFTSGLLGYFTSESAPFEFPGAPFVFGSALLAIAVVILIRVFSKFPASQDPAVDPSAAGTQDENTPQSDDDSASDSSPALEPA is encoded by the coding sequence TTGATCACGCCTCCGCACCAGCGACGTCCGGCGGCGATGGCATTCATCCTGTTGACGCTGTTGATCGACATCTTGGCAATCGGAATCATCATTCCGGTGTTGCCCGAATTGATCAAAGAGTTTGTGGGCGGCGACACGTCACGCGCTAGTTTTTACGTCGGCGTGATTGGCGCGACGTATTCTTTGATGCAATTCTTTTTTGCGCCTGTGCTGGGCGCTCTTTCCGATCGATTCGGACGACGCCCGGTGATTTTGGCGTCTCTGTTTGGACTTGGCGTCGACTTCATCGTGACGGGGTTGGCACCTTCGGTGGGATGGTTGTTCGTCGGACGAATCGTCGCCGGAGTGATGGGAGCGAGCTTCTCCACCGCAAATGCTTACATCGCGGATGTTTCAACACAAGAAACCCGGGCTCGCAACTTTGGCCTGGTCGGCATGATGTTTGGGCTGGGATTCATCATCGGGCCGGCGCTGGGTGGCGTGCTGGGCGGCGTGCACATTCGATTGCCGTTCTTCGTGGCGGCGGGATTGTCGTTGGTCAATTGGTTGTACGGGTACTTCGTCTTGCCCGAGTCGTTGCCACCTGAAAAACGAGGTTCGATTTCACTCGCTGCAATGAACCCACTGGGAACTGTTTCGCGACTTCGGAATTACCCGATGATCGCCGGGCTGGCCATCGCATTCATGTTTTCCTCGTTGGCTCAACGTGGGCTGGAAAACGTTTGGGTGCTGTCGATGGGATATCGATTTGGCTGGAACGAGGTCACCAACGGTTTGACATTGGCGTTGGTCGGTTTGATGGCCGCGATTGTCCAAGGCGGCCTGGTTCGCCCCATGATCAAACGCTTGGGGGAACGGCGGACGGCGGTGATGGGAACCTGCGTTTCGTGCCTGGCATTTTTAGGATACGGGCTGGCGTCGCAGGGATGGATGATCCCTTGCATCGTCGTGTTTGGTTCCTTGGCAGGGTTGGCGGGACCCGCGATTCAAAGTTTGGTGGCCGGTCGAGTCAACCCGGAAGAACAAGGCAAGGTGCAAGGCGCACTGACGTCCCTGATCAGTTTGACCAACATCCCGGCACCGTTGTTGTTCACCAGCGGTTTGCTGGGTTACTTCACATCGGAGAGCGCACCGTTTGAGTTCCCTGGAGCTCCGTTTGTGTTCGGGTCGGCATTGCTGGCAATCGCGGTGGTGATCTTGATCCGCGTGTTCAGCAAATTCCCGGCCAGCCAGGATCCGGCGGTTGATCCAAGTGCAGCTGGCACGCAGGATGAGAACACGCCGCAATCCGACGACGACTCAGCCTCCGATTCATCGCCTGCGTTGGAGCCGGCCTGA
- a CDS encoding MerR family transcriptional regulator, which translates to MLIGYLVGIMHSNDDIESQNDDLANTLDGELEDAHFEMEAIPFGSDSGDEIDRDDDDAEEDDTEGFDPEPLPSDALSGRRMVIVGRLGGMNRREATNLLRSYGAVVVESEASAVDCIVIGAEESPLAEAELIERATERRGDDADVEILHETDLWQQLGLVDAEQSIRQLHTPAMLAHLLGVSVRVIRRWHRRGLIRPVRTLHKLPYFDFQEVATARRLAAWVASGASPEAIERRIMQWVEVVPNLRRPLDQLSILVEGKHVLLRQGEGLIEPGGQLRFDFDALEDSDESATEVPMDTSILPFSRPGQSIAAEFGSASSDPMSARTSSPAAGLSTNAIESEHNSMQFPPAEDLVDEEDDLLLSAYQAEDSGELETAIDCYHAVLARDGARSDIHFQIGELLYRIGETIAARERYYAALEVDPDFVEARSSLAGVLAETGQPELAVAAYRGALALHDDYPDVHYNLARILEDLHRSVEAEHHWRRFLQLSPGSPWADEAHARLEELRQSEQPDF; encoded by the coding sequence ATGCTGATCGGATATCTTGTCGGCATCATGCATTCCAACGACGACATCGAATCGCAGAACGACGACCTGGCCAACACGCTGGATGGCGAGTTGGAGGATGCCCACTTCGAAATGGAAGCTATCCCTTTCGGCAGCGATAGCGGGGATGAAATTGATCGAGATGATGACGACGCCGAAGAGGATGACACCGAAGGCTTCGATCCCGAACCGTTGCCCAGCGATGCGTTGTCCGGTCGGCGAATGGTGATCGTCGGGCGATTGGGAGGAATGAACCGCCGCGAAGCCACGAACTTGCTGCGCTCGTATGGCGCGGTGGTGGTTGAAAGCGAAGCTTCGGCGGTGGACTGCATCGTGATCGGCGCCGAAGAATCCCCCCTGGCCGAAGCGGAGCTGATCGAACGAGCGACGGAGCGGCGAGGTGACGATGCAGATGTCGAGATTCTGCACGAGACCGATTTGTGGCAACAACTCGGATTGGTTGATGCGGAGCAATCCATCCGCCAACTTCACACGCCGGCCATGCTGGCTCATTTGCTGGGCGTTTCCGTGCGAGTCATTCGCCGCTGGCATCGCCGCGGATTGATTCGTCCGGTGCGGACGCTGCACAAACTGCCGTACTTTGATTTCCAAGAAGTCGCCACGGCTCGACGGTTGGCGGCCTGGGTTGCGTCGGGGGCCAGTCCCGAGGCCATCGAACGGCGAATCATGCAGTGGGTGGAAGTCGTCCCCAACCTGCGACGGCCTTTGGATCAGTTGTCCATCCTGGTCGAAGGCAAACACGTCTTGCTTCGCCAGGGCGAAGGATTGATCGAACCGGGAGGTCAACTGCGATTCGATTTCGATGCGTTGGAGGATTCGGATGAGTCGGCAACGGAAGTCCCCATGGACACTTCCATCCTGCCGTTTTCGCGCCCGGGTCAATCGATCGCCGCTGAATTCGGCAGCGCATCATCGGATCCAATGTCGGCTCGAACGTCGTCTCCTGCCGCCGGGCTGAGCACCAACGCAATCGAATCCGAACACAATTCGATGCAGTTCCCGCCCGCCGAAGATCTGGTGGACGAAGAGGATGACTTGTTGCTGTCAGCGTATCAAGCGGAAGATTCCGGAGAGTTGGAGACCGCGATCGATTGTTATCACGCCGTGTTGGCACGCGATGGAGCTCGGTCGGACATCCATTTTCAGATTGGCGAGCTGCTGTACCGAATCGGGGAAACCATCGCTGCGCGCGAACGCTACTACGCGGCGCTCGAGGTCGACCCCGATTTTGTCGAAGCCCGCTCGAGTCTGGCGGGGGTTTTGGCAGAAACCGGCCAGCCCGAATTGGCCGTCGCGGCTTATCGAGGTGCGTTGGCGCTGCACGATGACTACCCAGACGTGCACTACAACCTGGCCCGGATCCTCGAAGACCTGCACCGCAGCGTGGAGGCGGAGCATCATTGGCGGCGATTCCTGCAACTTTCGCCGGGCAGCCCCTGGGCGGACGAGGCCCATGCCCGGTTGGAAGAACTGCGTCAATCGGAACAACCGGACTTCTGA